A single Pseudoalteromonas phenolica DNA region contains:
- the fur gene encoding ferric iron uptake transcriptional regulator produces MTDHNLELKKAGLKVTLPRIKILEILQSPDNQHISAEDVYKILLDKGEEIGLATVYRVLNQFDDAGIVTRHHFEGGKSVFELAGSTHHDHLVCLKCGKVVEFEDEIIETRQVEIATQNGIKLTNHSLYLYGECEDTEACKKYAEENS; encoded by the coding sequence ATGACTGATCATAACTTAGAGTTGAAGAAAGCAGGGTTAAAAGTTACTTTGCCAAGAATTAAAATTTTAGAAATCTTACAGTCACCTGATAACCAACACATCAGTGCTGAAGATGTTTATAAGATTTTATTAGATAAAGGCGAAGAAATTGGCCTAGCGACAGTTTACAGAGTTCTTAACCAGTTTGATGACGCAGGCATTGTTACTCGCCACCATTTTGAAGGTGGTAAATCTGTTTTTGAATTAGCTGGCAGTACTCACCATGATCATCTTGTATGTTTGAAATGTGGTAAGGTTGTTGAGTTTGAAGATGAGATTATCGAAACACGTCAAGTTGAGATTGCAACTCAAAACGGTATCAAGTTAACGAATCACTCTTTATACCTTTACGGTGAATGTGAAGATACCGAAGCGTGTAAGAAATACGCTGAAGAAAACAGCTAA
- the fldA gene encoding flavodoxin FldA: MASVGIFFGSDTGNTEHVAKMIQKELGKKLVDVKDIAKSSKEEIAEFDLILFGIPTWYYGEAQCDWDDFFPELEEVDFEGKLVAIFGCGDQEDYAEYFLDAMGMINDIVTERGAIVVGHWSTEGYDFEASKAMADDNHFVGLGIDEDRQPELTEQRVKAWCAQVFDEMCLSELVD; encoded by the coding sequence ATGGCAAGCGTAGGTATTTTTTTCGGTAGTGATACTGGTAACACTGAACACGTTGCTAAAATGATTCAAAAAGAGCTTGGTAAAAAGCTTGTTGATGTAAAAGACATCGCTAAAAGTAGTAAAGAAGAAATTGCTGAGTTTGATTTAATCCTATTTGGTATTCCAACTTGGTATTACGGTGAAGCACAATGTGATTGGGATGATTTCTTCCCTGAACTAGAAGAAGTTGATTTCGAAGGTAAGCTAGTGGCTATTTTTGGTTGTGGTGACCAAGAAGATTATGCTGAGTATTTCCTTGATGCAATGGGTATGATCAACGACATTGTAACTGAACGTGGTGCTATTGTTGTCGGTCATTGGTCTACAGAGGGGTATGATTTCGAAGCCTCTAAAGCGATGGCTGATGATAATCATTTTGTTGGCCTAGGTATTGACGAAGACCGTCAACCAGAGTTGACAGAACAACGTGTCAAGGCATGGTGTGCGCAAGTATTTGATGAAATGTGCCTAAGCGAATTAGTCGACTAG
- a CDS encoding alpha/beta fold hydrolase — MLLNYKQTGSGPAVVIIHGLFGSLENLNVIAKALSEHYTVINVDLRNHGASFHNAQVSYPAMAQDVIHLLDELNISKAHIVGHSMGGKVAMQVAMLDETRVDKLVVLDITPVDYHPRHNSIIKALQSVQEQSVNSRGEADLIMKEFIDEIGVRQFLLKSLSKFENGYAWKFNLNTIVENYSKIISNINETHSCQCDTLFIKGNNSDYILPEHREAIVSLFPNSKAKVIHGAGHWLHAEKPQAVNRSIIDFLQ; from the coding sequence ATGCTATTAAATTACAAGCAAACAGGGTCTGGTCCCGCAGTCGTAATCATTCATGGATTATTTGGTTCACTTGAGAACTTAAACGTTATCGCCAAAGCCCTTAGCGAACATTACACGGTTATCAATGTAGATTTAAGAAATCACGGTGCATCTTTTCATAATGCTCAAGTGAGTTACCCTGCTATGGCCCAAGATGTAATTCATTTACTCGATGAATTGAATATATCGAAAGCACATATCGTAGGTCATTCAATGGGCGGCAAAGTTGCAATGCAGGTTGCGATGCTTGATGAAACACGTGTAGACAAACTAGTTGTTCTTGATATTACACCTGTTGATTACCACCCTCGCCATAATTCAATCATTAAAGCGCTTCAATCTGTTCAGGAGCAAAGTGTGAACTCTCGCGGCGAAGCTGACTTAATAATGAAAGAATTTATTGATGAAATCGGCGTTAGACAATTTCTATTAAAAAGTTTGTCAAAGTTTGAAAACGGTTACGCTTGGAAATTCAACTTAAACACTATTGTTGAAAACTATTCAAAGATTATCTCAAATATAAATGAGACTCATTCTTGCCAGTGTGATACCTTATTCATTAAAGGGAATAATTCAGATTACATATTGCCAGAACACAGAGAAGCAATTGTCTCATTATTTCCAAATTCTAAAGCGAAAGTCATCCATGGTGCTGGTCACTGGCTTCATGCAGAAAAACCACAAGCCGTAAATCGGTCAATTATTGATTTTCTTCAATAA
- a CDS encoding ornithine cyclodeaminase family protein, which produces MKIVSEQQVHASLNFNKVIDALKVGFAKPAGTPTRQVFELSESEENHDAFAVLPAWNEEVIGVKSFTYFPSNAEHGYKSLYSKIMLFDRCHGEPLALVDGTSVTLWRTAAVSALASLYLSRQDSSHLVYFGSGNLSRYMIEAHMSVRDIKKVTIIARNKDKAESLRALLTEKYSQVEFLIGESNHKTISTADIISCGTGAHEPLFDGKWVSDGAHIDLIGNHHKQFRECDSACVVRSKVFVDSKKNVLNEAGEILIPIAEGVFSEHQIIAELSEMHQFDTVRAKTDITLFKSVGTALSDLITAHLVYKSQ; this is translated from the coding sequence ATGAAAATAGTTTCCGAACAACAAGTACATGCGAGTTTAAATTTCAACAAGGTAATCGATGCATTAAAAGTAGGCTTTGCGAAACCTGCAGGTACACCGACGAGACAAGTGTTCGAATTATCGGAGTCTGAAGAGAACCATGATGCTTTTGCCGTTTTGCCTGCATGGAATGAAGAAGTTATCGGCGTTAAATCTTTTACTTATTTTCCTTCGAATGCAGAGCATGGATATAAAAGCTTATATTCAAAAATTATGTTGTTTGACCGCTGTCACGGTGAGCCATTGGCATTGGTAGATGGAACAAGTGTGACACTTTGGCGAACAGCAGCAGTGTCAGCATTAGCGAGTCTATATTTATCAAGGCAAGATAGTTCGCATTTAGTGTACTTTGGCTCAGGCAATTTATCGCGTTACATGATTGAAGCTCATATGAGCGTACGAGATATTAAAAAGGTCACTATCATCGCCAGAAATAAAGATAAAGCAGAAAGTTTGCGAGCGTTACTCACTGAAAAATATTCGCAGGTAGAGTTTTTGATTGGAGAATCAAATCACAAAACGATTAGCACGGCTGATATCATTAGCTGTGGTACCGGCGCACATGAACCATTATTTGATGGTAAATGGGTATCGGATGGCGCACATATCGACTTAATTGGTAATCACCACAAACAGTTTAGAGAGTGTGACTCTGCTTGTGTAGTTCGTTCAAAAGTGTTTGTCGATAGTAAAAAGAACGTGCTTAACGAAGCAGGGGAGATACTCATTCCTATTGCAGAAGGCGTTTTTTCGGAACACCAGATCATTGCAGAGCTTAGCGAAATGCATCAATTTGATACAGTAAGAGCTAAAACGGATATCACGTTATTCAAATCAGTTGGCACTGCGCTTAGCGATCTCATAACTGCGCATTTGGTTTATAAGTCACAGTGA
- a CDS encoding DUF2788 domain-containing protein produces MANQYIQQFETMGLYFGLAGIFFFIGMAINDVLKKGDVPKFGRYIVWLVLFLGCSGFIAKGLIQAFWQGAGVG; encoded by the coding sequence ATGGCCAATCAGTATATTCAACAGTTTGAAACTATGGGACTGTATTTCGGTTTAGCAGGCATCTTTTTCTTTATCGGAATGGCAATCAATGATGTTTTAAAGAAAGGTGATGTGCCAAAATTTGGTCGATATATTGTTTGGCTCGTATTGTTTCTAGGCTGTTCAGGTTTTATTGCGAAAGGGCTTATTCAAGCATTTTGGCAAGGCGCTGGCGTAGGATAA
- the seqA gene encoding replication initiation negative regulator SeqA, whose amino-acid sequence MKKIEIDDELYQYIASNTQSIGESASDILRRLLKLSPSTSPKVDDVVIEETPKQAIVEEQSVTKVTTKPASVFNILNKEELAMQKGVVGRFLFILSALHRTHKDGFDSVLEIKGRDRIYFAKSKEALLESGSSMNPKNIADSEYWVMTNSNTTRKKMMLHEVALGLGYKESDAETIRDYL is encoded by the coding sequence ATGAAAAAAATAGAAATAGATGACGAGCTTTATCAATATATCGCCAGTAATACGCAAAGCATTGGCGAAAGTGCCTCAGACATTCTTCGTCGTTTATTAAAATTATCACCCAGCACATCCCCAAAAGTTGATGATGTTGTAATTGAAGAAACACCAAAGCAAGCAATTGTTGAAGAACAAAGCGTCACAAAAGTGACCACTAAACCTGCTAGTGTTTTTAATATTTTAAATAAAGAAGAATTAGCTATGCAAAAAGGTGTAGTTGGCCGTTTCTTATTTATTTTAAGTGCTTTACACCGCACTCATAAAGATGGCTTTGATTCAGTATTAGAGATCAAAGGCCGCGATAGAATTTATTTTGCAAAAAGTAAAGAAGCTTTGTTAGAAAGTGGCAGTAGTATGAACCCTAAAAATATTGCAGACAGTGAATATTGGGTCATGACCAATTCTAATACCACACGTAAGAAGATGATGTTACATGAGGTAGCCCTAGGTTTGGGGTATAAAGAATCTGACGCTGAAACTATTAGAGATTACTTATAA
- the ybfE gene encoding LexA regulated protein, translating into MAKSETDRTTIDLFENEKRPGRPKTNPLPREVQLKVNKRNQIKRDKARGLKRIEFKVSSELYQALSDMAQAQNISRSALIETILQEKLANNR; encoded by the coding sequence ATGGCCAAGTCAGAAACAGATCGTACAACTATCGATCTTTTTGAAAATGAAAAACGTCCTGGTCGACCAAAGACTAATCCGCTTCCTCGTGAAGTACAGTTGAAGGTTAATAAGCGAAACCAGATCAAACGTGATAAGGCAAGAGGGTTAAAGCGCATTGAGTTCAAAGTATCCTCGGAGCTTTACCAAGCTCTAAGTGATATGGCACAAGCGCAAAATATCAGCCGTAGCGCGCTGATAGAAACCATTTTGCAAGAGAAATTAGCGAACAATAGATAG
- the pgm gene encoding phosphoglucomutase (alpha-D-glucose-1,6-bisphosphate-dependent) produces MSIHPGAGKPAKHDTLVNIPKLVSAYYLNEPDLEQNPEQCVAFGTSGHRGCSLNVKFNESHILAITQAICDYRKANNIFGPLFLGKDTHALSEAAFNSAIEVLVANEVQVITQENDDYTPTPVISHAVVCYNKAHPHELSDGIVVTPSHNPPEDGGFKYNPPNGGPADTDITNWIEDRANQLLLEDLVEVELFPFAKAKQSGFIKYEDLITPYVEDLINIVDLDAIAKAGVKIGIDPLGGSGINFWPVIKEKYGLDLTVVNPEVDPRFAFMPLDKDGKIRMDCSSPYAMANLIALKDDFDIGIGNDPDYDRHGIVTKDGLMNPNHFLAVAIDYLLTHRDWAKDIKVGKTLVSSAMIDKVVKSLDKEVYEVPVGFKWFVKGLSEQWLAFGGEESAGASFLRRDGSVWNTDKDGFILGLLAAEILAVTGKTPSERYKELEAEFGAPIYKRIDAPANTAQKAKLKALSAEDVTADSLAGDKIVEKLTEAPGNKAGIGGLKVLTESGWFAARPSGTEDIYKIYLESFKGEEHLALLEKEAKALVDSVIS; encoded by the coding sequence ATGTCTATCCATCCAGGTGCTGGTAAACCAGCAAAACATGACACATTAGTGAATATTCCAAAACTTGTCTCGGCTTATTATCTTAATGAACCAGACCTAGAGCAAAACCCAGAGCAATGTGTAGCTTTTGGTACATCAGGACACCGTGGATGTTCGTTAAATGTAAAATTTAACGAATCTCATATTTTAGCCATCACACAAGCTATTTGTGATTATAGAAAGGCGAATAACATCTTTGGCCCATTATTTTTGGGTAAAGACACACATGCATTATCGGAAGCTGCATTCAATTCAGCAATAGAAGTGTTAGTAGCGAATGAAGTACAAGTCATTACGCAAGAAAATGATGACTACACACCAACACCTGTGATTAGCCATGCGGTTGTCTGTTACAACAAAGCACATCCACATGAATTGAGCGATGGTATTGTTGTGACGCCTTCTCACAACCCACCTGAAGATGGTGGGTTCAAATATAACCCGCCAAATGGTGGTCCTGCTGATACAGATATCACTAATTGGATCGAAGACAGAGCAAACCAGCTATTGCTAGAAGATTTAGTCGAAGTCGAATTATTTCCTTTCGCTAAAGCCAAGCAATCAGGCTTCATTAAGTATGAAGATTTAATCACACCCTATGTTGAAGATTTAATCAATATTGTTGATCTAGACGCGATTGCAAAAGCAGGTGTAAAAATTGGTATCGATCCACTAGGTGGTTCTGGTATTAATTTCTGGCCTGTAATTAAAGAAAAGTATGGCCTTGATTTAACCGTTGTAAATCCTGAGGTTGATCCTCGTTTTGCATTTATGCCTTTAGATAAAGATGGCAAGATCCGTATGGATTGTTCGTCACCTTACGCGATGGCAAACTTAATTGCTTTAAAAGATGACTTCGATATTGGTATCGGAAACGATCCTGACTACGACCGTCATGGCATAGTAACCAAAGATGGTTTGATGAATCCAAATCATTTCTTAGCAGTGGCGATTGATTATCTTCTTACTCATCGTGATTGGGCGAAAGACATTAAAGTGGGTAAAACATTAGTGTCATCGGCAATGATCGACAAAGTGGTTAAGTCACTTGATAAAGAAGTGTATGAAGTACCAGTTGGTTTCAAATGGTTTGTAAAAGGTTTAAGTGAGCAGTGGCTAGCATTCGGTGGTGAAGAAAGTGCTGGTGCCTCATTCTTACGTCGTGATGGTAGTGTTTGGAATACAGACAAAGATGGCTTTATTTTAGGTCTACTTGCAGCCGAAATATTAGCTGTAACTGGTAAAACACCATCAGAACGGTACAAAGAGCTTGAAGCAGAGTTCGGTGCGCCAATTTACAAACGTATTGATGCACCAGCTAATACAGCTCAAAAAGCCAAATTAAAAGCGCTCAGTGCTGAAGATGTTACTGCAGATTCACTTGCAGGTGACAAGATTGTTGAAAAACTCACTGAAGCACCAGGCAATAAAGCTGGCATAGGTGGCTTGAAAGTCCTTACTGAGTCAGGCTGGTTTGCAGCTCGCCCTTCAGGCACTGAAGATATTTACAAAATTTACCTTGAATCTTTTAAAGGTGAAGAACATTTAGCGTTGCTAGAAAAAGAGGCCAAAGCGCTT
- a CDS encoding M24 family metallopeptidase, with amino-acid sequence MQTRYLQRQQRLLLALQEKDVENLLVFNYENIFYLTGYSGNAAYLIVSTQGLKLITDYRYFERAKSESNGCEVICRDRDTESLGACIKRFLPYEKTGFESLAVNYGVWLSIANELASYDISPLDGCIEMLRMVKDEFEVTSIKKAAAIADLALADLLTQVSKGVTELDLATELDYKMKKLGSDGVSFDTILLFAERSALPHGKPGERKLNYGDLLLIDFGAVVNGYRSDMTRTYVYGEPNKQQQQMYDAVLASQTKSLHSLKAGVDCQQLNQISLDVLAQSGFEQYAGKGLGHGVGLALHEVPFINPVTDYRLEVGNIITIEPGVYIPDFGGIRIEDDVLITNDGFEFITHAPKSFVIN; translated from the coding sequence ATGCAAACACGATACCTTCAACGTCAGCAACGTTTATTATTAGCTTTACAAGAGAAAGACGTAGAGAACTTGTTGGTCTTTAACTACGAAAACATCTTTTACCTAACAGGTTACAGTGGTAACGCTGCATACCTCATCGTTTCAACACAAGGTCTAAAACTGATCACTGATTACAGATATTTCGAGCGGGCAAAATCAGAAAGTAATGGTTGTGAAGTTATTTGCAGAGACAGAGACACCGAATCATTGGGCGCGTGTATAAAACGTTTCTTACCTTACGAAAAGACGGGATTTGAAAGCCTAGCCGTTAATTATGGTGTGTGGTTATCTATTGCGAATGAATTAGCCTCATATGATATTTCACCACTCGACGGCTGCATTGAAATGCTCAGAATGGTTAAAGACGAGTTCGAAGTTACTTCAATTAAAAAAGCAGCAGCTATTGCAGATTTGGCCCTCGCAGATTTACTCACACAAGTATCGAAAGGGGTGACCGAATTAGATTTGGCAACTGAACTTGACTACAAAATGAAAAAGCTTGGATCTGATGGTGTAAGCTTCGACACCATTTTATTGTTTGCTGAGCGCAGTGCATTGCCGCATGGAAAACCTGGAGAAAGAAAGCTTAATTATGGTGACTTGTTACTGATTGATTTTGGTGCTGTGGTAAATGGCTATCGTTCAGATATGACTCGAACGTACGTTTATGGGGAGCCTAATAAGCAACAACAACAGATGTATGACGCTGTGCTGGCATCTCAAACAAAATCTTTGCATAGCCTTAAAGCCGGCGTAGATTGCCAGCAACTAAACCAGATCTCATTAGATGTATTGGCTCAATCAGGGTTCGAACAATATGCAGGAAAAGGACTAGGCCATGGCGTTGGTTTGGCATTACATGAAGTGCCTTTCATAAATCCTGTTACTGATTATCGCTTAGAAGTAGGAAATATTATCACTATTGAGCCTGGGGTTTATATTCCTGACTTTGGTGGTATCCGCATTGAAGATGATGTGCTCATTACGAATGACGGTTTTGAGTTTATAACCCATGCACCAAAATCGTTTGTGATTAATTAA